A single Pan troglodytes isolate AG18354 chromosome 19, NHGRI_mPanTro3-v2.0_pri, whole genome shotgun sequence DNA region contains:
- the FAM187A gene encoding Ig-like V-type domain-containing protein FAM187A → MHLALTTVLLWAWGSLQAFEIVEKENIFQKTPCPAFLMFENAAYLADMSFELPCHCKPEEVPAVVWFYQKHLGSSHTKVLTDFDGRVLTEAAQVRVGSDMLTRFSIRMFSLLVFRAQPEDSGLYFCGTRRGDYFYAYDVDIQNSEGMVATFQDEGQEPFTDEYYGHLHVFTTFWEWTPCDRCGVRGEQWRIGLCYLQSPDLSPRYLKAVPDVVSCGSRAVPRKLRTKARDHTPEVLVRSCLVPCEKTKTIREGVLAIINYVSKVGSRPWVPQVPIQFHQQRLGHGLIISCPGARPEHAVAWDKDRQHLYRTQYLKGVNRSMRVFIDHGNQLHIRFTQLDDRGIYYCWRQGVLVAGFRLGVISRGRYPASFSDPETRSAVELTLIGYLLITAVFVTIHLCRCCCYLFHCCPNFSP, encoded by the coding sequence ATGCACCTGGCCCTCACCACTGTGCTCCTGTGGGCATGGGGGAGTCTCCAGGCCTTTGAAATTGTggagaaggaaaacatttttcagaagaCCCCCTGCCCTGCTTTCCTGATGTTTGAAAATGCAGCCTACCTGGCCGACATGAGCTTTGAGCTTCCCTGTCACTGCAAACCCGAAGAGGTGCCAGCTGTAGTCTGGTTCTACCAAAAGCACCTAGGTAGCAGCCACACCAAAGTGCTGACGGACTTCGATGGGCGGGTGCTGACGGAGGCAGCCCAGGTACGTGTGGGCAGCGACATGCTGACCCGCTTCAGCATCCGCATGTTCAGCTTGTTGGTTTTCAGGGCTCAGCCTGAGGACTCAGGCCTGTACTTCTGCGGCACCCGCAGGGGGGACTACTTTTACGCCTACGATGTGGACATCCAGAACAGTGAGGGAATGGTGGCCACTTTCCAGGACGAGGGCCAGGAGCCCTTCACAGATGAATACTATGGGCACCTCCATGTCTTCACCACCTTCTGGGAATGGACCCCCTGTGACCGCTGCGGAGTGCGTGGGGAGCAGTGGCGCATCGGCCTCTGCTACCTGCAGAGCCCAGACCTCTCCCCACGCTACCTCAAGGCCGTGCCTGATGTGGTGTCTTGTGGCTCAAGGGCTGTGCCAAGGAAGCTGCGGACCAAGGCCAGGGACCACACGCCTGAGGTGCTGGTTCGGAGCTGCTTAGTACCCTGTGAGAAGACAAAGACCATCCGGGAGGGCGTGCTGGCCATCATTAACTATGTGTCCAAAGTGGGCAGCCGGCCCTGGGTGCCCCAGGTGCCCATTCAGTTCCACCAGCAGAGACTGGGCCATGGACTCATCATCTCCTGTCCTGGGGCCCGGCCAGAGCATGCAGTGGCCTGGGACAAAGACCGCCAGCACCTCTACCGCACACAGTACCTGAAGGGTGTCAACAGGTCCATGAGGGTGTTCATTGACCACGGCAACCAGCTCCACATCCGCTTCACCCAGCTGGATGACCGGGGCATCTACTATTGCTGGAGGCAGGGTGTGCTAGTTGCTGGCTTCCGGCTGGGTGTGATATCTCGTGGGCGCTACCCAGCCTCGTTCTCAGATCCTGAGACTCGCTCAGCTGTGGAGCTCACCCTGATAGGCTACCTGCTCATCACAGCAGTCTTTGTCACCATTCACCTCTGTCGTTGCTGCTGCTACTTATTTCACTGTTGTCCCAACTTCTCCCCCTAG
- the CCDC103 gene encoding coiled-coil domain-containing protein 103 isoform X1, producing the protein MERNDIINFKALEKELQAALTADEKYKRENAAKLRAVEQRVASYEEFRGIVLASHLKPLERKDKMGGKRTVPWNCHTIQGRTFQDVATEISPEKAPLQPVTSADFYRDWRRHLPSGPERYQALLQLGGPRLGCLFQTDVGFGLLGELLVALADHVGPADRAAVLGILCSLASTGRFTLNLSLLSRAERESCKGLFQKLQAMGNPRSVKEGLSWEEQGLEEQSGGLQEEERLLQELLELYQVD; encoded by the exons ATGGAAAGGAATGACATCATCAACTTCAAGGCTTTGGAGAAAGAGCTGCAGGCTGCACTCACTGCTGATGAGAAGTACAAACGGGAGAATGCTGCTAAGTTACGGGCAGTGGAACAGAGGGTGGCTTCCTATGAGGAGTTCAG GGGTATTGTCCTTGCATCACATCTGAAGCCACTGGAGCGGAAGGATAAGATGGGAGGAAAGAGAACTGTGCCCTGGAACTGTCACACTATTCAGGGAAGGACCTTCCAGGATGTGGCCACTGAAATCTCCCCG GAGAAAGCCCCCCTCCAGCCCGTGACGTCTGCTGACTTCTATCGTGATTGGCGACGACACTTGCCAAGTGGGCCAGAGCGCTACCAGGCTCTACTGCAGCTTGGGGGTCCAAGGCTCGGCTGCCTCTTCCAGACAGATGTGGGATTTGGACTTCTTGGGGAGCTGCTGGTGGCACTGGCTGATCACGTGGGGCCGGCTGACCGGGCAGCGGTGCTGGGGATCCTATGCAGCCTGGCGAGCACTGGGCGCTTCACCCTGAACCTAAGCCTGCTGAGccgggcagagagagagagctgcaAGGGCTTGTTTCAGAAGCTGCAAGCCATGGGCAACCCCAGATCCGTGAAGGAGGGGCTCAGCTGGGAGGAGCAGGGTCTGGAGGAGCAGTCTGGTGGGCTCCAGGAGGAGGAGAGGCTCCTGCAGGAGCTGCTGGAGCTGTACCAGGTTGACTGA
- the CCDC103 gene encoding coiled-coil domain-containing protein 103 isoform X2 yields MERNDIINFKALEKELQAALTADEKYKRENAAKGIVLASHLKPLERKDKMGGKRTVPWNCHTIQGRTFQDVATEISPEKAPLQPVTSADFYRDWRRHLPSGPERYQALLQLGGPRLGCLFQTDVGFGLLGELLVALADHVGPADRAAVLGILCSLASTGRFTLNLSLLSRAERESCKGLFQKLQAMGNPRSVKEGLSWEEQGLEEQSGGLQEEERLLQELLELYQVD; encoded by the exons ATGGAAAGGAATGACATCATCAACTTCAAGGCTTTGGAGAAAGAGCTGCAGGCTGCACTCACTGCTGATGAGAAGTACAAACGGGAGAATGCTGCTAA GGGTATTGTCCTTGCATCACATCTGAAGCCACTGGAGCGGAAGGATAAGATGGGAGGAAAGAGAACTGTGCCCTGGAACTGTCACACTATTCAGGGAAGGACCTTCCAGGATGTGGCCACTGAAATCTCCCCG GAGAAAGCCCCCCTCCAGCCCGTGACGTCTGCTGACTTCTATCGTGATTGGCGACGACACTTGCCAAGTGGGCCAGAGCGCTACCAGGCTCTACTGCAGCTTGGGGGTCCAAGGCTCGGCTGCCTCTTCCAGACAGATGTGGGATTTGGACTTCTTGGGGAGCTGCTGGTGGCACTGGCTGATCACGTGGGGCCGGCTGACCGGGCAGCGGTGCTGGGGATCCTATGCAGCCTGGCGAGCACTGGGCGCTTCACCCTGAACCTAAGCCTGCTGAGccgggcagagagagagagctgcaAGGGCTTGTTTCAGAAGCTGCAAGCCATGGGCAACCCCAGATCCGTGAAGGAGGGGCTCAGCTGGGAGGAGCAGGGTCTGGAGGAGCAGTCTGGTGGGCTCCAGGAGGAGGAGAGGCTCCTGCAGGAGCTGCTGGAGCTGTACCAGGTTGACTGA
- the CCDC103 gene encoding coiled-coil domain-containing protein 103 isoform X3 translates to MERNDIINFKALEKELQAALTADEKGIVLASHLKPLERKDKMGGKRTVPWNCHTIQGRTFQDVATEISPEKAPLQPVTSADFYRDWRRHLPSGPERYQALLQLGGPRLGCLFQTDVGFGLLGELLVALADHVGPADRAAVLGILCSLASTGRFTLNLSLLSRAERESCKGLFQKLQAMGNPRSVKEGLSWEEQGLEEQSGGLQEEERLLQELLELYQVD, encoded by the exons ATGGAAAGGAATGACATCATCAACTTCAAGGCTTTGGAGAAAGAGCTGCAGGCTGCACTCACTGCTGATGAGAA GGGTATTGTCCTTGCATCACATCTGAAGCCACTGGAGCGGAAGGATAAGATGGGAGGAAAGAGAACTGTGCCCTGGAACTGTCACACTATTCAGGGAAGGACCTTCCAGGATGTGGCCACTGAAATCTCCCCG GAGAAAGCCCCCCTCCAGCCCGTGACGTCTGCTGACTTCTATCGTGATTGGCGACGACACTTGCCAAGTGGGCCAGAGCGCTACCAGGCTCTACTGCAGCTTGGGGGTCCAAGGCTCGGCTGCCTCTTCCAGACAGATGTGGGATTTGGACTTCTTGGGGAGCTGCTGGTGGCACTGGCTGATCACGTGGGGCCGGCTGACCGGGCAGCGGTGCTGGGGATCCTATGCAGCCTGGCGAGCACTGGGCGCTTCACCCTGAACCTAAGCCTGCTGAGccgggcagagagagagagctgcaAGGGCTTGTTTCAGAAGCTGCAAGCCATGGGCAACCCCAGATCCGTGAAGGAGGGGCTCAGCTGGGAGGAGCAGGGTCTGGAGGAGCAGTCTGGTGGGCTCCAGGAGGAGGAGAGGCTCCTGCAGGAGCTGCTGGAGCTGTACCAGGTTGACTGA